In Zalophus californianus isolate mZalCal1 chromosome 16, mZalCal1.pri.v2, whole genome shotgun sequence, the sequence CAGGAACACAAGCTCCTCTGGCTTccagagccaggtgatcaagACGAATCGGCTAGGCAGCTGTGGCTGCAAAACCCCGGGCACCAGCTGAGTATAATAAACGCTCGGTTTAGGGAAACCCTGCAGCCGGGGAGCACGAGCGGGAGAACGCCAAGGTGGCGCCCAGCAGCCTCGGTCCGTGCTGTCCCTGAGGTGTGTGTGGAGTAGTGACAGCCCTCAGCCACCCACGCTTTACTATAAGCAGAAGCGCCTCCTCCGCTTGAAGTCTGGGGACCTCGGCTGCCTTGAGCTGGGCCCGGCACCGGTGAGTCCAAGCGCGAGCCCCTTAAGAGCCCTTTCTCAGATCGCTGTCTCGTGGGGCTTGGGGTTCGAGCCCCCGTTGGTGTTCAGGACTGGTTGTTTTGGGGGTTTGTCTTTCAAGTGCGTGTCTGAAAGTTGGGatgcccgatgtggggtttgagcTTAGCTGCTCGGGGAGAGGCTCCGGGTTTTGAGTTCTCTCCTGGTTGCGggtcacccctcacccccagaggtggggggcgggtgggTAAGGGGGCTGTTGGCCAGGTTGTGCCAGGGCCTCTCCTACCCGCTTCGGTGGCCTGGTGTGTCGCTCAGCCAGCCGTTAGGTTTCTGTAAGAGAAAGTGGTTCTAAATGTAGCCGTAGACCAGCGtctctgggggaggaggggcgttCAGGAGCTGCTCAGTCGTCCTCGTGAACCAGAACTCGAACGTGGTATTTCAGGTGGACACTTCTTATTAGCTTTATCTAgacgtgttttcattttccttccattttgaaaGTGGTTTTtacaaactataaaactctgagttaatagatttttttattattatttccaggaCCTTTAAAACGAGATTTGATTGTCCTCtggcctccatttttttttcttttctaaatacaaGGCAGACGTTCTTTTTCTCTTCGCTGCCCTCTATTTAATGTGTATTTACTCCTCTTCTTTTAAGGTGTGctattgatctttttttattcaacCGTTTGTGGTATAGctaggtggtgtgtgtgtgtgtgtgtgtgtaggttggTTGTGTTACCTATTTGGGATTTGTTGAGAGTCTTCAACTTGCAGTTCAATAAGTTATATCATTAAATTGGGAAAAAATTCAGCCCTTTTCTACCCAATTTTCTGCCCCACTTTCCTATCATTCTGGAACTCCTATTTCATAATTGTTGGGTCACTTGGTGCTGTCCCACAGGAGGCTGCTCaggttctattcatttttttcaatccctttctctgttttagtttttttttttttttaaagatttttatttatttatttgacagagatagagagagagcacaagtaggcagagcggcagacagagggagagggagaagcaggcttcctgctgagcagggagcccgatgtggagctcgatcccaggaccctgggatcatgacctgagccgaaagcagccgcttaactgactgagccactcaggcgcccctctgttttagttttgataatttttatctaTCTTACGATTATTTTGAGTTATCTTAATTCACTGAACTCACTCCTAATTGGCAATTTCCAATCTGCTTTTAAGGCCATCTATTGAATTCTTTATTTCAGATTGTACCCTTTagttctataatttttatttgcttttcatttaatttaaataatttaaatttaatttagctTGTTACTAATttgttaaaagtttaaaatttcacttttctgATGAGTTTCTTCATCTTGTTCACTGTTTTCCTTTCACATTGCGTTCATCTTTCCCTAAGTCCAAGAAAATACTTACAATAACTTTTATAGTAATTGTTATAAAATTCTTGTCTGTTAATTCTAATATCTGTGTGTCTATGGACCTGTTTTtattggctgattttttttctttattatggaTGACATTTTCCTGCTTCATATGTCTGGcaaattttgtggggtttttttggtttttttttttttttttagagttattAGAGTGAGCATGcctgtgagttgggggaggggaagagggagaggaagcagacaccccactgagtgtggagcccacaaCCTGAGACCACaaccaagccaaaaccaagagtcagttgcttaaccgactgagacacctagGCACCCTTGTCTGgcaatttttaagtatatgttgTTGATTCTGGATGATGTATTTTAGGAAGTCTTGATATGTTATAGAGTGCAGCGTGTTGAGTTTTGTTCTGACAAGAAGTTAAATCACTGGAAGATTCTCTTGATTCTCTCAGACTTGGTTTTAGACTTTCCTAGAGCAAGTATAATTTGGTGTGTTCTTTACTCAAGGTTgtgatttttcctcttttggtGTGTCCTTCTGGAACATCAGTTGAATGCCAGAGGTACTGAGAGCTTTGTCATCTCTGGATGTGCTGGAACTTCGGTGTCTGTTAGTATTGACTGACTGCTGGTATCCCCATTCAGCTCTTTATTCCCCAGTAGCCACTCTGTTAGCCTCATGGAATTTTATCCTGCATGCATACAACCCAGCCCATTGCAAGTACTTGATAAGAACTTTTGCACAGACTTGTGCACCTTCCCTCATATTCCTCTCTAGAACACTGTTGTGCAAATTTTAGCTCGCTAACCTCCCATTTAGATGCAGAATTGTGCCTCAAACTTGACAGATCTAGAGCAGAATAcaaatttccttctttaattctcttttccttctctgctccGTTGGTGACATAACCCCACTGCCTAATCTCTCTTTGACACCTTCCTCTCTTTCATATCCCTTTGACACCAGCTCTAGTTAGTCTTTGACTATGTCTTTCTCCTGTTTATCACTATGGCAAcaatcttaatttcttaattgtCCTCAATTTTATGGTATCACAGCACTTTACTAATACTACTAGTAGAacacttatattttttattataatacagtgcccagcattcaataaataattgttaattgTACAAAGGAATGAATGGGTATTGTGTTTGTATCTGCCTGACCTGCTAAGACAGTCTACTCATTTTGACCAGGGACAATAAAATATAGGGCACATAATTAGGTattgaataaatgtttactgaatgaataatgacattataaagttactattttttttgcaTAAACCCATCAAGTCATTGGGACTTGTTATGTTATGTCTTCATATCATGTTCAGTTCTTCCCAATTTACCTTAAACCGTTTTTTGGGAGGACAAGTCAGGGAAAGTCTATTTGCAAGTATGCTGATATAGCAGACCTTCTTATATGCAAAGccatttagttttctttaaaaaacaagaacaataaatGCAAGAAACATTTGTACAGTCACTATTTTTAGTTTTGCAGATGTTCTCAGTTCTTAAAATGCTGACTTTTGGAGGTAAGTACATTTAATGAATTGATAGGAATAAACAAACATAATTGTAGACATTTGTGCTATGCCAGAGATGGAAAATTTATTAGTATGATCATGAAGAAGCTCCTCAGTTTCCAGAAAGTTACCACCCAGCACTGGAAACAGAATTCCCAAAGTACCCAAAGAAAGATAAACTTTAATAGGGTGGAAATGAAAAACTTCGGAAGGCAATAGCATCCTCCTATTCAAATTGCCCTTGATCACTACTATCTACCACGTGGCCATTGAAAGTCTCTTGGTTTCTTTTTGAGCCAGAGTTGTCAGGGATAACGTCATCCTTGTTTCAACTTGGAAAGCAGAGGCAATTAGTTGCAGGTACTGAAATAGGTGAACGCTAAACCTTCCGGGTCCTTCATTGTCAGGCACGGAGCAAAGCAGCCATCATTCAGCAGGAGCTTGGGATGCAGGGCTCACAGGAGGGCTGAGTGAAGGTTGTGAGGTTGATGGTctccaggcctggggtggggtggctggagtTGAGCAGGAAGCAGGTGGGCACACAGGGCTGAGGAatgtggcagggtggggggcagttgTCACAGCAGGTTGGCTCCAGTAACCAAGTCGTGTGTGGGCAGGTGCTGGgcaggcagactccacaccggCAGCATTTGTCAGAGGAACAGATGGTGGTGGCGGGGCCGGTGGGGACGCTGCAGCAGCAGGGCACACAGCAAGCCATGACGTTGggaatctgtgtttttaattGCTTTGGTTGTAACAACAGATGAGGCTTCTAAGGTGTGAATGTCTCCTCTTGCTTTGAGGCTCttatataccctccccagtgggTGTTGGTCCAACCAGAAGGCTTCTTTCCTGGTTCTTGTTTATATTAGTGTACCCATAATCCTTTGATTGGTTTGACATTTAGATGCTTGTAAAGAGTCTCTATTCtcctaattaacatttatttgagTTCCTTGCTAAATCTGAACTGATTACTCTTGCTATTTGTGACTGGAACACAAGCTTTATGACGTATCACCAAAAGCTTCTATTATAATTCCAACACCAGAATTTCTGGGGAATATTGCACAGTAATATACCTGTAGTCATAGGTCTTATCTCTAGTGCTGGTCTAATGTTTAGTCTCTTTGCCTTTATCTATATCAGTTGACCTGATGATATATTCTTGTTTGAAAAAGTTGAACTTAAGTTTAGTGACTTTCTTTTAGCTttgggactttaaaaaaattaattttttgttgagatataatcgacatgtaacattgtattaAGTCTTGGGACTTTTGAAGATCATACCTACATTAATATGGAGAAATACGCTATTGAGAAACATGGGCAGAGTTTTAAAAGAGACCTATTATTCCATTTTTGactataaatattatatacttaaaaatttggggtaaatacccaggagtgcaattgctgggttgtacagtagctgtattttcaactttttgaggaagctccatactgttttccagagtggctgcaccagcttgcattcccaccaacaatgtaggagggctcccctttctctgcaccctcatcaacatctgttgtttcccgacttgttaattttagccattctgactggtgtgaaaaaaaaatttggacaAAAGAAGTATAAAGAAAACTCACTTGTAATCTTATCATCAAGAGAAATtctctatgaatatttgtgtatatcCCTGTAGTCATTTTTCTatacatttgtttattattttttatgttcctGGAATCATACCTACTCTTCTATAACTTGCCTTTTtgcctaaaatatatattttcattatcttgTATTCTGAAGTATATTTGATAATGTTATTCTTAATGTTTCCTAGCATTCAtcagttactttaaaattttatatgattaACCATTTAGGTTATTTGCATGGTGGTAATTGTGGCAGTAGTAACAACTGTGGATGGAAATCTTGATGCACATTTCTGATCATCTCAGGAACAGACATAATTATTGGGTAGAATTATTGGAACAATATTTTAAGGCCTTTGGTATTCATTACCATACTACGCTTCAGAATGGTTCTTTTTGCCTCTATTTATGTATTCCCACCAGCTGTATTTGAGAATTGCCATTTCCctattctttttggtggctgttTTAAGTGTTTTGCCAATTTAAtgagtgaaaaatgaaattttgttgtatttcttttataactagTTGAGACATTCCTTCATGTGTGTATTGGCTGTTTATCTCTCTATTGAGAACTAGCTTGCTTTGTTTCCTTCATTCACTGCTAAGTATGAGAAAGTTGAATTTGTAGCTTATGTCtacatgctaagtaaaagaataaTTCAAGACCACGCTACTAATATTCACATGAAATTACTACAAATAGAAAGTGAAGTTAAGGGCCTAAGCTAATCTGTATACatttgattttattctgttttttttttttttcccaatgtagTGCATTTTCTCCCCAAATCAAATGTATCTGTAGTAGAAAGGACCTGGACTCTTTAGTCCCAATACACCATTTAGGCTTCAGGCATGGTTCATATTTAAGAGGGAACACAGAGTGGGCTTCTGTGCAGGATCATTCTGACCTTCACACCATTTCCAACTCAACTTTGACTCACTCACTCTTCAAGCCATGATTCTTCTCGCTTGCTTCCCACCTCCTCCTTCAAGTATACCTGTGTATCTGTGCATGGTGGGGGAGCATGTCTGTGTGGTTTTCCTGGAAGGCTTTCCTGTAGATTCAAGAGGACCACATTAGGAGTCAGAAAGCTCTTTACTGGTCCCAGTCCTGCTCATTGCCTTCCTTGTTACGGCAGCTCATTCACATTTTAGAGCTTCATCTTTCTCCTCTGCAAATAAGGATCATAATATCTACATTCTTCTACTTGGAAGGTTATTGTCCATAGACAATCATAAAGTGCTACGCAAAGATAATCATTATCCAAGTAAGTTGCAGATAAAATTcaaagtaaggaaaagggaaaataaacagtctaaagaagaaaaaatacagctGCAGATAAGTAAAAGAACAACCTTATAGGAAACAGCAAGCATTTATCTGAAGGTTCATACCTACAGTTAGAGAAAACAGCTGACACAGAAATTCAtaaacttcaaattttaaaaaagttctttatgACTCTGCTTGGAAGAAAGGATTTGTAGTCTCTGCTGATGTCCCTGGACTTCAAACAGATTTATCTTTGAGTGAATACCTGCCAAATTGCTCACTCTTTTATTTAGGACTGATtaacattttcagtattttaaaaataatttaatagacatttattgagcagttgccatgtgccaagcactgtgataAATTTTGGatatacagcagtgaacaaaatagacctTGTTTTTGCTTTCGTGCAACGTGGAGTCTGATGGAAGGTTTATCATGCACATATTATTATAAGTTGCTGTTATTATACATTATGATAGGAAGGGTTATAAGAGCATAAAAATGATAAGcagaaggaaattattttgacattttaagaaaaaccGTATAAAGGGGTTTGCAGATTCTCACAGGATTTCATGGCAGAAAGAGATCGCTCTCTTATTTAGAATGCAGTGTTACTTTGAGTCAAGCTTATAAGGATAAAGAAATTGTTACTGTTCTGTGTAGAATGTTtccataattataaataatatttagttaTATATTAGAAACAGTTGTAAAGTAATAAGTTTATCATAGTAAACTCGTCTTTTATTGAAAAGACTTGTggtactttattaaaaatttttcttttcatggtcTAAGAGACCTGGCAATAACTCTCCTTTGTTTGTAAATTAGGACAGTGAATCCTAGAGAGGTGAGCTAATTTGCCTTAGTTGGCCTGGTGACTGACTTGTTATAAACTAAATATAGGACCTATTGAGATTGTGCTACCTCTTTTGTGGTTTAACATGCAAGTTTAACGTATGTGTCAGATACTAAacgttttatttttagaaacaaaggtaactttttcctttaaacaaatgCAGGAAAAACATGGTGATTCTGATTAGATGGTAGATTTTCAAATTGctgaaaatacatacacacacatgcatgcacacacacaagaacTTGCCTAGCTTTAATTATACCATCTGTAGTCAATGggggtgtggggaaggaaaaattcttcctctccccttgagGGTCTTCCAGCTGGCCTAAGAATTAAAtctgacatgagacagattaacaggagaaaacacCAAAGTTTTATTATGTGCACGTGGAAggccaataatgaaattgagacctaaagaaatgaccaaggcaggcagtttttatacttctgaggcaaagagagagtATGTGAGGAATTGGCAGGTCAAAGAAGACTTAACTTTGGGAGCTTCAGATAGTAAggaattgtaaatggaatttggGCTGtggtagtaaattagtaaaaggTAGCAAGGTTTGTTTATACCTCCTTCTCAGCTCTACAttccctatctctggtgataatgAGGATGTGTCTTTACCGCCTAATGcagggagggtacctttcacatTGGAGATTTATTTCCAGCTCTCATAGGGACAGAAGAGGGTCTGAATGTCCTTGCATAGGCTGTctcttaagtaatttttatttaaaataatcagtatgataaaaaaattagtatGCCAAAGTGACACATattggggtggcctgcccttggccctaCAGGGGTATCTGTGACAGTGAAGACATAAATGTTGataataaaaagagacaaaataggATTGTTATTTTCTTGCTTCAAATCTCTCTTGGTTTGGAGGTTTCGGTCTTAAAACCCTTTGCTTAGGGAGTCCCAGCGTCAGGGTCTTtgcatttcttctctcctccttccctcacctcttCTCCCCATCTTCAGTGCATTCAATCCATGGGTTAATAAGTTGCTGTTGTGTGTGGAACAgcttctctccacctctcctgccTTGTCATCTTTTAACGCTTAGCCTGAATAGCATGGAGGCTTTCCATAACTATCCCTCACCCTGACACTGAATCACCAAATCTGGGTTTTAGTTCCTCTGTGTACCTGCATGCCATGCTGCTCACATCTGCCCGCAGGAACCACatgcattataaatatattcatagcTGTGTGTAGACCACATGTATTGTGATTATAATAGcttgtctggctcagttggttgagtatccgactcctggttttggctcaggtcatggtctcctgggtcatgagattgagcgtatattgggctctgcactcagcagggagtcttcttgaagtttctctccctctgcccctccccccacactctctcgctctctctcaaataaataaataattaaaaaaaaataacttgtctgtctccctcaccaGATCCGAGAGAAACTTGAGAGCACTCTAGgtaataacatttcttttatctttataatcTTAGCACAGatatggtgcctggcacagggggAGCCCTCATGAAATACTGgccaaatgaatgagtgaatggactAAATCCCTTGTTGGCAGTGTTGCAGGTTGTTATGCATGTACCCCATGGCTGCTAAGTTCTGTTCATTCAAACCACTAATAAGCCTGTGAGATCGTCTGAGAAATCCCTCTCTGGGGAGACTGGCAGGCACGCTAAGGACATTGAGAAACATGTTTATTCAAAGGCAtttacttcttcccttccttgccctgcctttttcttttttgcctatattcttttggttttggctcaatgCTTTTCAAATTCTGACTTGTGCCTTTGTATATGAATGACACATAGATACATTATAACATGTATTGTACATGTATACTTCatgatatgtattatatatgtattctcTCTTTAAGGCTTGTAAAGGATAATCTCAAGATAAAATTAAGTAGGTTggtaaaaacaagtaaaattaagccatagattaaatcattttttaaaagattttatttatttgacacagagagagagagagagagcacaagcaaggggaagggcagagggagagggagaagcaggctccctgccgagcaaggagcccaatgtcaggcttgatcccaggacccccaagctgaaggcagatgcttaaccgattgaaccATGCAGGTGCCCCATTACGTCGTGTTTAATCAAGACCTTAGCTCTAGTTCACAGCTCATCATCTGAAGAGTTTTGGCATTCTGTTGATCACTGGAGTTGAATTTCTGTGCTAAGGACGGTGGCAAGTAGAGATATATTCCTAGTGCCCTGCTTCTAGAGTTGACCACTTGAGTTCTCTTTAAGGGAAAATGAAGTTGAAATTGGTAGGCCCACTAAATGACCCAGATCTTAGAACTGAATACCTGCCACTTTTAATCTGTGAGCCAATAGATCCTTTTCTATTACAATTGGATGTGATGATTTTGTTAAagattcttacatttttttctcttgcacgTTTGAAGTTGGTGTCATAACTGTTCACTCAGCTTCTGGCTCTTAGTATTGGAGCCTCTGTCATATGGTAGAAAGAATTGGGCTTTAAAGTCAGACATATGAGGAGCTGAATTCTGGG encodes:
- the LOC113907987 gene encoding keratin-associated protein 3-3, encoding MACCVPCCCSVPTGPATTICSSDKCCRCGVCLPSTCPHTTWLLEPTCCDNCPPPCHIPQPCVPTCFLLNSSHPTPGLETINLTTFTQPSCEPCIPSSC